A genomic region of Raphanus sativus cultivar WK10039 chromosome 6, ASM80110v3, whole genome shotgun sequence contains the following coding sequences:
- the LOC108813757 gene encoding uncharacterized protein LOC108813757: MGESAVLAHSYSFAAPITRTDSHEEHTNHALSQSISFGKFMTENLEWGKWSTFSHKKYVEEAEKYSRPGSVAQKKAFFEAHYKRIAEAKKAATEEQPAVTPAEVLLQALETQPPLSLLPEEESMGSKSIHNDDLVLDSGEDSLEEEKESGLIGECDDDKEEDEELLKEEKTRRSLTKNRPVFRLSLEKTIPPPPPPKPIETRTEVASPEKTSERPITQSSGKTEEKPVHRKKFSFLNCFKGNSKTRDQNQSRNQGKRETKKQNCLCFKPKTVRES, from the exons ATGGGTGAATCTGCAGTTCTAGCTCATTCGTATTCCTTCGCAGCTCCTATTACCCGTACCGATTCTCATGAG GAACATACGAACCATGCGCTTAGCCAATCAATCTCGTTTGGGAAGTTCATGACAGAGAATCTGGAGTGGGGAAAGTGGTCAACTTTTTCGCACAAGAAGTATGTGGAAGAAGCGGAGAAGTACTCTCGTCCTGGTTCCGTCGCACAGAAGAAAGCTTTCTTCGAAGCTCATTACAAGAGAATAGCCGAAGCCAAGAAAGCTGCGACGGAAGAGCAACCTGCCGTGACGCCTGCTGAAGTCTTGCTCCAGGCTTTGGAGACGCAGCCTCCGTTGAGCTTGTTGCCAGAGGAAGAATCAATGGGAAGTAAAAGTATTCACAACGATGACCTTGTTCTTGATTCTGGAGAGGATTCAttggaagaagagaaggagagtGGTTTGATTGGTGAGTGTGATGATGAcaaggaggaagatgaagagtTGTTGAAAGAGGAGAAAACTAGGAGATCGTTAACCAAGAACAGACCGGTGTTTAGATTGTCTTTGGAGAAAACAatacctcctcctcctcctcctaaaCCTATAGAAACAAGGACGGAGGTTGCTTCACCAGAGAAAACAAG CGAAAGACCGATAACTCAGAGTTCAGGGAAGACTGAAGAGAAACCGGTTCACCGTAAGAAATTCAGTTTCTTGAA TTGTTTCAAGGGTAATTCTAAAACTCGAGATCAGAATCAGAGCAGGAACCAG GGAAAGAGGGAGACAAAGAAACAGAACTGTCTCTGTTTCAAGCCAAAGACTGTAAGAGAATCTTAA
- the LOC108811514 gene encoding uncharacterized protein LOC108811514 isoform X1 has translation MLAITRVISRRIHGKGGDLAVPKLSGFSIVSPKNVEVEYGDGSKFSFSSEFLRVHSPAADGKVRSIGGEKVISGRRYVGIMSAEPVGNYGVRLVFDDLHRTGIYPWDYFYELGSNKFGLMRSYIKILQKHHLSREPPPRRI, from the exons ATGTTGGCGATCACGAGAGTGATTAGCCGGAGAATCCATGGCAAGGGAGGTGATTTAGCTGTTCCAAAACTCTCAGGATTCTCTATTGTATCTCCCAAAAAC GTTGAGGTAGAGTATGGAGATGGGAGCAAGTTCAGTTTCTCATCTGAGTTTCTGAGAGTGCATAGTCCAGCTGCTGATGGAAAAGTCAGATCAATCGGTGGCGAAAAG GTGATATCTGGAAGGAGGTATGTAGGAATCATGTCTGCAGAACCAGTGGGAAACTATGGGGTAAG GTTAGTGTTTGATGACTTGCATAGAACCGGAATATATCCGTGGGATTATTTCTACGAGCTTGGGAGCAATAAGTTTGGTCTCATGAGAAGCTATATCAAGATTCTTCAAAAGCATCATCTCAGCCGTGAACCTCCCCCCAGAAGGATATGA
- the LOC108811514 gene encoding uncharacterized protein LOC108811514 isoform X2, with translation MLAITRVISRRIHGKGGDLAVPKLSGFSIVSPKNVEVEYGDGSKFSFSSEFLRVHSPAADGKVRSIGGEKVISGRRYVGIMSAEPVGNYGVSV, from the exons ATGTTGGCGATCACGAGAGTGATTAGCCGGAGAATCCATGGCAAGGGAGGTGATTTAGCTGTTCCAAAACTCTCAGGATTCTCTATTGTATCTCCCAAAAAC GTTGAGGTAGAGTATGGAGATGGGAGCAAGTTCAGTTTCTCATCTGAGTTTCTGAGAGTGCATAGTCCAGCTGCTGATGGAAAAGTCAGATCAATCGGTGGCGAAAAG GTGATATCTGGAAGGAGGTATGTAGGAATCATGTCTGCAGAACCAGTGGGAAACTATGGG GTTAGTGTTTGA
- the LOC108811515 gene encoding glycosyltransferase family 92 protein RCOM_0530710 encodes MKNRRKLGGFSGSDVVLSWKTFFWFVVLFVFSFVLFSTMFVFKGKFRPVVRSSTMSFSTARAVLRESVTLSPAVSIREAVKLPEQTLVYLKYPRSLRLYSKDDLVCVFSDASKQRKEYPTAVDSDRFNGQIVRCPETPRGYNVSLAVSRWTADDRIPAGPTHRWDWLVYDAVIDLDNSTVVFVKGLNLRPGRVADVSRYECVYGWDFARRNRLIRSDVISAAQEIIRCRTPLTVLDGPKSAHGPVKVSVRIKGGTGMLPSIARPGRIVNPPRRKPFEMCVCTMTRNAAAVLREWVMYHAGIGVQRWFIYDNNSDDDIIEEIRDLERLGYNITRHFWPWIKTQEAGFSNCAIRARSDCNWIAFIDVDEFFYIPSGQSLTSIIRNHTVSNTIGEIRTPCHSFGPSGLRNRPRGGVTEGYTCRVILPERHKSILRPEAMNATLINVVHHFHLKDEFTFADVDKDVMVINHYKYQVWDVFKEKFYRRVATYVADWQNDENVGSRDRAPGLGTRPIEPPDWAERFCEVNDTGLRDQVWERFKDDKTHRLIWESEEDEDRISAMVSETPSKATNRSRDGSSADIFISPRFKSAAALAGWDEEDLIIASFVVEDTPERSSSKRRRRSSLLSKTSPPSSGSRRRQRIKQSSNSLPVIDLDEVIRREEEKSAEKKNRKNKETKTETKEEKRAEKDEKMLSEQKNSTSVVLPCIDKLRDELSCAICLEICYEPSTTTCGHSFCKKCLRSAADKCGRKCPKCRQLIGNGKYCTVNTVLWNTIQLLFPKEVEAQRAAASANFLSKETPSPRDPNQRLRSRNRETAYQARLQREDLSRLLVSEERSERRRRGVRLDQDGDRAFALRLQRQEFASAFGVTAAAATSSSSSSSSSSRDVSLSRARANLRAMASRAARRQ; translated from the exons ATGAAAAATCGTAGGAAGCTCGGTGGTTTTAGCGGAAGCGACGTcgttctctcgtggaagacgTTTTTCTGGTTCGTCGTCCTGTTCGTCTTCTCCTTCGTTCTCTTCTCCACCATGTTCGTCTTTAAAG GGAAGTTCCGTCCTGTTGTACGTTCGTCGACGATGAGCTTCTCAACGGCCAGGGCGGTTCTCCGCGAGTCCGTAACGCTATCTCCCGCGGTTTCGATTCGCGAAGCGGTGAAACTACCTGAGCAGACACTGGTTTACCTAAAATACCCTCGGTCTCTTCGGTTATACTCCAAAGACGATCTGGTTTGCGTTTTCTCCGACGCGTCGAAGCAACGGAAGGAGTATCCGACGGCGGTGGACAGCGACAGATTTAACGGTCAGATCGTACGGTGCCCTGAGACGCCACGTGGATACAATGTATCGCTTGCGGTGTCGAGATGGACGGCGGACGATCGCATTCCCGCTGGGCCCACTCACCGATGGGATTGGCTGGTTTACGACGCCGTGATCGATCTCGATAACTCAACGGTGGTTTTCGTCAAGGGTTTAAATCTACGGCCCGGGAGAGTCGCTGACGTGTCGAGATACGAGTGCGTGTACGGCTGGGATTTCGCGAGACGTAATCGGTTGATAAGATCAGACGTGATCTCTGCGGCGCAGGAGATTATACGGTGCAGAACTCCGTTAACCGTGTTGGATGGGCCTAAATCAGCCCATGGGCCTGTTAAAGTCTCGGTTAGAATTAAAGGAGGAACCGGAATGCTCCCATCGATCGCTCGACCGGGTCGGATCGTTAACCCTCCGCGACGGAAACCGTTTGAAATGTGCGTTTGTACCATGACGCGAAACGCAGCCGCGGTTTTAAGAGAGTGGGTGATGTACCACGCCGGGATCGGCGTTCAACGGTGGTTCATCTACGACAACAACAGCGACGACGATATAATCGAAGAGATCAGGGATCTCGAAAGGCTTGGTTACAACATCACGAGACATTTCTGGCCGTGGATCAAGACTCAGGAAGCCGGATTCTCAAATTGCGCGATCCGAGCAAGGAGCGATTGCAATTGGATCGCGTTCATCGACGTCGACGAGTTCTTCTACATCCCTTCCGGTCAATCATTAACCAGCATCATCAGAAACCACACCGTCTCCAATACCATCGGTGAAATTCGAACTCCTTGCCACAGTTTTGGACCGTCCGGTCTGCGTAACCGGCCTCGCGGTGGAGTCACGGAGGGATACACTTGCCGTGTGATTTTACCGGAGAGACACAAGAGCATACTCAGGCCGGAGGCGATGAACGCGACGCTGATCAACGTGGTGCATCATTTTCACCTGAAGGATGAGTTCACGTTTGCTGACGTGGACAAGGATGTTATGGTAATTAACCACTATAAATATCAGGTTTGGgatgtttttaaagaaaagttTTACAGAAGAGTCGCGACTTACGTGGCGGATTGGCAAAACGACGAGAATGTCGGGTCGAGAGATCGGGCGCCCGGTTTAGGAACCCGACCGATTGAACCACCTGATTGGGCCGAGAGATTCTGTGAGGTTAATGATACTGGACTTAGAGATCAGGTATGGGAGAGGTTCAAAGACGATAAAACACACCGTTTGATATGGGAAagtgaggaagatgaagatagA ATCTCGGCAATGGTGAGTGAAACACCATCCAAAGCCACTAATCGCTCCAGAGATGGATCGAGCGCAGACATTTTCATCAGCCCGAGATTCAAATCCGCGGCGGCTCTGGCGGGGTGGGACGAAGAGGATCTGATAATCGCTAGCTTCGTGGTGGAAGATACCCCTGAAAGAAGTTCATCTAAGCGAAGGAGACGATCCAGTTTGCTCTCTAAAACAAGCCCGCCTTCTTCAGGTTCAAGAAG GAGGCAGAGGATTAAGCAGAGTTCTAATTCCTTACCTGTTATTGATCTCGATGAAGTAATTCGACGTGAAG AGGAAAAATctgcagagaagaagaacagaaAGAACAAGGAGACGAAAacagaaacaaaggaagagaagagagcagAGAAGGATGAGAAGATGCTGTCAGAGCAGAAGAACTCAACTTCTGTTGTGCTTCCTTGCATTGATAAGCTTCGTGACGAGTTGTCTTGCGCA ATTTGTCTTGAGATTTGCTATGAACCAAGTACTACAACTTGTGGACACAG CTTCTGCAAGAAGTGTTTACGGTCTGCAGCAGATAAGTGTGGAAGGAAATGCCCTAAGTGCAGGCAACTAATAGG AAATGGAAAGTATTGCACGGTTAATACGGTTCTTTGGAACACAATCCAGCTTCTGTTCCCTAAAGAAGTGGAAGCACAGAGAGCTGCTGCTTCTGCTAACTTCCTAAGCAAGGAAACGCCGAGCCCTAGAGACCCTAATCAGAGGCTAAGAAGCAGGAACAGAGAAACGGCATATCAAGCTAGGTTGCAGAGAGAGGATCTTTCTAGATTACTTGTATCCGAAGAGAGAAGCGAGAGAAGGAGGAGAGGCGTGAGGTTGGATCAAGATGGCGATAGAGCGTTTGCGTTGCGGTTACAGCGGCAGGAATTCGCGTCTGCGTTTGGCGTTACTGCAGCTGCCGcaacttcctcttcttcttcttcttcttcttcgtcaagGGATGTTTCTCTGTCGAGAGCAAGAGCTAACCTTCGAGCTATGGCGTCAAGAGCTGCTCGCAGGCAatga
- the LOC130496231 gene encoding copper transporter 3-like gives MNGMSGSSQTAPAPSPSAFFQHRRRHHGGMMHMTFFWGKNTEVLFDGWPGTNLTMYWVCLASIFVFSAFSEYISRCGVMKAGPASFGGGLIQTVVYTVRAGLSYLIMLAVMSFNGGVFLAAMAGFGLGFMIFGSRSFKDTGSNNNHTEVQSHC, from the coding sequence ATGAACGGCATGAGTGGATCTTCTCAGACGGCTCCGGCACCTTCACCATCGGCGTTCTTCCAACATCGCCGCCGTCATCACGGTGGCATGATGCACATGACTTTCTTTTGGGGCAAAAACACGGAGGTTCTATTCGACGGCTGGCCAGGGACCAATCTGACCATGTATTGGGTCTGCCTCGCCAGCATTTTCGTCTTTTCTGCATTTTCAGAGTATATTTCGCGGTGCGGAGTCATGAAAGCTGGTCCGGCTAGCTTTGGCGGCGGGCTTATCCAGACGGTGGTTTACACTGTGAGGGCTGGTTTGTCTTATTTGATCATGTTGGCTGTGATGTCATTCAATGGAGGAGTCTTCTTGGCTGCAATGGCTGgttttggattagggtttatgatttttgGAAGTAGGTCTTTTAAAGACACTGGTAGTAATAACAATCACACCGAGGTTCAGTCACATTGTTga